From the Veillonellales bacterium genome, the window AGATCATCAGGTATACCGAAAGCTCTTCCGACCAGGGCGGCGTATAGTGCAGAACATAGCGTTCAAACACCTGATAGGTGACCAGAACAACCATCATCACCGTCAAAACAACCATTACAAA encodes:
- a CDS encoding TRAP transporter small permease subunit, coding for MTADSKQSPNGIMDWVAKGVEFVMVVLTVMMVVLVTYQVFERYVLHYTPPWSEELSVYLMI